ACTATCATCAGTTCATTCAAAAATTATTAGAACAATTGGTAAAAACATTTTGAACAGAACAACAATTAAAACCAATTCAATAAATTTTTGGAAGAGCTTGTCAGATATCTTAGATGGAAAAAAATTGCAAGGTGAGTCATGTGATCTTGCTTCACGACAAGCAATTGCACAGAGGGGGAAAATAAAAATTTGTAGTTGGATTGGTTTTCCAACTTACGATATAACGAAACGACCAATCTCTGAAACACAAAGGGAATTTGAAATAATAAAAACCACTTGCAAAACAGGAACTTTCTGCTATTGCCTTCAAAATTTATCACATACATGGAAAATAATATAATGCCATTATATTTAATTTTTACATTACTTTAATAAAATTATGGATCAACATATTTTAAATGAAAAATAAAAGTAAGGTCAACAAAATAATTTCTTCCACAATGTTTATTGACAATAACATATCAATAATAGTATTATATAGTGATATCAATAAAGATTACTTAAATGCAGTAATTACTTCTGTTTTCTCGCAATCTATTACTCCGAAGGAAATTATTATTGTTGACAATAGCAAAAATGGGCTAAATGGATTTAATGAAAAATGTAAAATAGTTAGAACAGGTTTCACGAATAGATCAAAAGCAAGAAATATTGGAGCAAAGGCTTCCATAGGAAGTGTATTGGTTTTTTTAGATGGCGATACACTAATGGGCAGTCGGTTAATTTTAGAGGAGATTAAACGTTATTGCAATAAATATAGTTATGGATACGGTGCGAAAAGGATGTGGACTTATCCACAGGGATTTTTTGAAAAAAACAAAGAAAAATACATTTCAAGATTGAGTAAAAAAGATTTTATTTGGGTTATAAATAATTCTTTTTGGCCAAAAGAATCAAATAAATTTGCTGGATTTGATGACTTGACCAGATATAGTTTTCCAGGAAATTTTGGATTTATCTCGAAAGAACTTTTCGATAAAATTGAAGGATTTGATGAGAGATTTGAAGGATATGGGGGAGAAGATGATCATTTTGCTTATAAGTTATATATGGCTGATAAGTGCAAATTCGTAAACCTCTTTTCCTTGTCAGTAGTTCATATAAATCATTTAAAAAAAGATACAGACTACATCGAAAGTTTAAAGAATAATAGATTGTTTCAAAAAATCCTCAAACATGAAGGGATTAAATCGTTTAATATAAATGTTCTATTTAAAGCACCTAATTTCAAAGGTGAGGAGGTGATAGAATGGCAAAAATAGATTCCATAGTACAAGAATTATATGATAAATATTTAAAAAAATTACCATTAGACTTGTGTAAGGAAAATTTCAATTCTATTAATGTTAGAGGTTGGAAGAAGAATGTACAGCTAACTATTTTTGATTTTTGCAGAATTCTGAAAATTCTAAAGTTAAATAATAATTTAAAAGAATTGACTCGTTCTGGAATTGACTTGGATCTTGACAACATTGAACCGATCATATCTTTATTAATCGAAGAAAAAATAATGATTTTTGATAAGAAAAATCATTATGCAATTGAAGGTCTTAATTATAACAAAATGAAAAACGTGGAAAGCAAGATTAATATTCTTGATAACCCTCAGAAAGAATTTCATCAATTTCCATGTTCAAAAGATTCTGTATTAAAGAGAGTTCAAACCTTGGTGGATGATTTCCCATTTGTGACATCTTTGAAAATAGGTCTTTTGGGAGATGATGATTTATTGTCGGTGGAAATTGCTCGAAGAACCAATTTTCAACCTATAGTTTTCGAAATAGATCAGTTAGTTATAAATAAAATTAAAAGCATAGCAAATAAAGAAAGACTGAACATAAAGATTGTTAAAGAAGATTTAATAAAAATTGTATTGCTAAAACACAAACTCGATACATTTATAACTGACCCTCCTTATACAGTTGGAGGTATTTTAACATTTTTGTATCATGGTATTAATTGTTTAAAAACAAAAGACAGATTCTATGTAATCGCAAACCAAATGTTTTTGGGCTACAGTGGAATTTATGAAATATTAAAGAATTTAATTAATGCGGGTATTTATCCTATAAAAATATTAAATGCTTATAACGAGTATCCTAATCCTGATAATTATAGGGAATCAACTGATATAATAAACAGGTATGGAGACAAGATTGATCCATCTCAAATAGAAAACTCTACCTCAAGTTTATTTGTATTCAGAATTTACAAGGATTACGATACCGGTAAAGTAATAGAAACAATACTTAAAGAAAAAAATATCTACGACAGATATAGGAGGTTCTCTAATGTCTAATTATATTGTTTATCCGGATTTATATAAAGGTTCTGCTTTATCTGATATTATTAACAGTATAAGTAAGGACGTAATGAAGTATAATGTACAGGTAAAATATGTTACATTTTCAGGAAAGGTAAAAGAAATTCCAAATGGGAATATAGATAATCCAGATGTTTTTTTTACTCATAACATTAAGGTGTTAAAAAAATTAAAAAAAACATTAAAAAATAAGGATAAGGTTTTATTTATTGATTTCTTTCAACCTGGTCTAGGATTATTAAAATATTATTTAGAAGGTAATTTAATAGTTATAAAATTTGGTTCTTTATTTCATGGTGCGAGTTTTATTCAAGAAGATTTTTTTAAAGAAAAATTTTGGTTAAAAAATTTTG
The Bacteroidales bacterium DNA segment above includes these coding regions:
- a CDS encoding glycosyltransferase; translation: MKNKSKVNKIISSTMFIDNNISIIVLYSDINKDYLNAVITSVFSQSITPKEIIIVDNSKNGLNGFNEKCKIVRTGFTNRSKARNIGAKASIGSVLVFLDGDTLMGSRLILEEIKRYCNKYSYGYGAKRMWTYPQGFFEKNKEKYISRLSKKDFIWVINNSFWPKESNKFAGFDDLTRYSFPGNFGFISKELFDKIEGFDERFEGYGGEDDHFAYKLYMADKCKFVNLFSLSVVHINHLKKDTDYIESLKNNRLFQKILKHEGIKSFNINVLFKAPNFKGEEVIEWQK
- a CDS encoding bis-aminopropyl spermidine synthase family protein; the encoded protein is MAKIDSIVQELYDKYLKKLPLDLCKENFNSINVRGWKKNVQLTIFDFCRILKILKLNNNLKELTRSGIDLDLDNIEPIISLLIEEKIMIFDKKNHYAIEGLNYNKMKNVESKINILDNPQKEFHQFPCSKDSVLKRVQTLVDDFPFVTSLKIGLLGDDDLLSVEIARRTNFQPIVFEIDQLVINKIKSIANKERLNIKIVKEDLIKIVLLKHKLDTFITDPPYTVGGILTFLYHGINCLKTKDRFYVIANQMFLGYSGIYEILKNLINAGIYPIKILNAYNEYPNPDNYRESTDIINRYGDKIDPSQIENSTSSLFVFRIYKDYDTGKVIETILKEKNIYDRYRRFSNV